One segment of Apus apus isolate bApuApu2 chromosome 1, bApuApu2.pri.cur, whole genome shotgun sequence DNA contains the following:
- the IQSEC3 gene encoding IQ motif and SEC7 domain-containing protein 3 isoform X2, translating to MLEHKYGGHLVSRRAACTIQTAFRQYQLSKNFEKIRNSLLESRMPRRISLRKVRVQNSESFSAEKALVEGYNFVGIPLVRSPSLPATISGALTELEDSFTEQVQSLAKSIDDALSTWSLKTMCSLQDGGSYQIRETFSASSMQPNQDLETELQDKEKEEGLLPDTLPKSSSTLMMAFRDVTVQIDNKNISVSSSTSVSMANCLSSNAQAELSQAIKAEESPGEGEGETSGPPAAPESLPESRALQNSHTFTEVNVSTNGTGDSSAEPGEMAVQKLQFDASNEMGQSKGSESENADNSEQLSSSSTSTSAKSASEVSSKEALQAMILSLPRYHCENPASCKSPTLSTDTMRKRLYRIGLNLFNINPDKGIQFLISRGFIPDTPIGVAHFLLQRKGLSRQMIGEFLGNSKKQFNRDVLDCVVDEMDFSGMELDEALRKFQAHIRVQGEAQKVERLIEAFSQRYCMCNPDVVQQFHNPDTIFILAFAIILLNTDMYSPNIKPDRKMMLEDFIRNLRGVDDGADIPRELVVGIYERIQQKELKSNEDHVTYVTKVEKSIVGMKTVLSVPHRRLVCCSRLYEVTDVNKVQKQAAHQREVFLFNDLLVILKLCPKKKSSSTYTFCKSVGLLGMQFHLFENEYYPHGITLVTPVSGSEKKQILHFCALGAEEMQKFVEDLKESIAEVTELEQIRIEWELEKQQGAKTLALRTNGAQMELQSKQGSPTGKKDLGEKVSDSTVEVLINASPARLTILPISRDTIKSYC from the exons ATGCTAGAGCACAAATATGGAGGTCACCTGGTGTCTCGCAGGGCAGCCTGCACCATCCAGACTGCTTTCCGGCAGTACCAGCTCAGCAAGAACTTTGAGAAGATCCGCAACTCACTGCTGGAGAGCCGCATGCCTCGCCGCATCTCTCTGAGGAAAGTCCGGGTCCAGAACTCAGAGAGCTTCTCTGCTGAGAAAGCCCTGGTGGAGGGTTACAACTTTGTGGGCATCCCCCTAGTGAGGTCCCCGTCTTTGCCAGCTACCATCAGTGGGGCACTGACTGAGCTGGAGGACTCCTTCACAGAACAAGTTCAGTCCCTGGCCAAGTCTATTGATGATGCCCTCAGCACCTGGAGCCTGAAGACCATGTGCTCACTGCAAGATGGGGGCTCATACCAGATAAGAGAGACTTTCAGTGCCAGCTCAATGCAGCCAAACCAAGACTTAGAAACTGAGCTGCAGgacaaggagaaggaggaagggctTCTGCCAGATACCCTacccaagagcagcagcactctCATGATGGCTTTTCGAGATGTCACAGTCCAGATCGACAACAAGAACATCTCTGTCTCATCGTCTACCTCGGTGTCTATGGCAAACTGCCTCAGCAGCAATGCCCAGGCTGAGCTCTCTCAAGCTATCAAGGCTGAAGAAAGCccaggagaaggggagggagaaacCAGTGGACCACCGGCTGCCCCAGAGAGCTTGCCTGAGTCCAGAGCTCTCCAGAACAGCCACACTTTCACCGAGGTGAATGTCAGTACTAATGGCACAGgagacagcagtgctgagccTGGAGAGATGGCAGTGCAGAAGCTCCAGTTTGATGCTAGCAATGAGATGGGGCAAAGCAAAGGCTCTGAGTCAGAGAATGCAGACAActcagagcagctgagcagcagcagcacctccacTTCAGCCAAGTCAGCCTCTGAGGTGTCCTCAAAAGAAGCATTGCAGGCTATGATTCTCAGCCTCCCAAGGTACCACTGCGAGAACCCAGCTAGCTGCAAGTCCCCCACACTTTCCACAGACACCATGAGGAAGCGCCTCTATCGCATTGGGCTGAACCTCTTTAATAT AAACCCAGACAAAGGGATTCAGTTCCTGATCTCCCGAGGCTTCATCCCGGACACCCCCATTGGTGTGGCACACTTCCTGCTCCAGCGGAAAGGTCTCAGCCGCCAGATGATTGGGGAGTTCCTGGGCAACAGCAAGAAACAGTTCAACAGGGATGTCCTTGA CTGCGTGGTGGATGAGATGGACTTTTCAGGCATGGAGCTGGATGAAGCTCTGCGGAAATTCCAGGCCCACATCCGCGTGCAAGGGGAGGCGCAGAAGGTCGAGCGGCTAATTGAGGCTTTCAG ccagaggtACTGCATGTGTAACCCAGATGTGGTCCAGCAGTTTCACAACCCGGACACCATCTTCATCTTGGCCTTTGCAATCATCCTCCTCAATACGGACATGTACAGCCCCAACATCAAGCCCGACAGGAAGATGATGCTGGAGGACTTCATTCGCAATCTGAGAG GGGTGGATGACGGCGCTGACATCCCACGGGAGCTGGTGGTAGGGATCTATGAGAGGATCCAGCAGAAGGAGCTAAAATCCAATGAGGACCATGTGACTTACGTCACCAAAGTGGAGAAGTCCATTGTTGGAATGAAAACG GTTCTGTCGGTGCCCCATCGCCGGCTGGTCTGCTGCAGCCGTTTGTATGAAGTGACTGATGTCAACAAAGTGCAGAAGCAGGCAGCTCACCAGAGGGAAGTTTTTCTCTTCAATGACCTGCTGGTG ATCCTCAAGCTTTGCCCCAAGAAGAAAAGCTCCTCAACGTACACATTTTGCAAGTCGGTTGGCCTACTAGGGATGCAGTTCCATCTCTTTGAGAATGAAT ATTACCCCCATGGCATCACGCTGGTGACACCAGTTTCAGgctcagagaagaaacagatacTACACTtctgtgctctgggtgctgagGAAATGCAGAAGTTTGTGGAAGATCTGAAAGAGTCAATAGCAGAAGTGACAGAACTGGAGCAGATAAGAATCGAGT gggagctggagaaACAACAAGGGGCAAAGACTCTCGCATTGAGGACCAATGGAGCCCAGATGGAACTGCAGTCTAAGCAGGGCTCTCCAACAG GCAAGAAGGATCTGGGGGAGAAGGTCTCGGACAGCACAGTGGAG gTTTTAATCAATGCCTCCCCAGCCAGACTGACAATTTTACCAATTTCCAGAGATACAATTAAAAGTTACTGCTAG